The DNA region CGTCTGAAAAAACTCAGACAGCCACCATTCAACTCAAACGATCTCAGCCATGAAGCCCTCGTCTCTAGCCCCGGCCCTCTTCGCAGCAACGCTATTTCTCATGCCCGCCGTCCACGCCGCCGATGCCGCGCCCGCCGACGAAATGAGCGGCGGCTCCGAAAGCGCCGCCATGAGCAAAACCCAGCAGGCGGAGATCATGAAACGCTTCGACAAAAACAAGGACGGCAAGCTCGACGAGGACGAGAAGGCCGCCGCCAAAGAGTACAACCGCGAGGAAACCAACGGCCGCCAGAACAAGGCTCGCGAAAGACTCGGCAAGAAGGCGCTCGAGAAATTCGACAAGAACGGTGACGGCAAACTCGACGAGGCCGAACGCGCTGAAATGGCCAAGGCCATCGAGACAGATCCGCGTCTGGTGAAACGCTTCGACAAGGACGGCGATGGGAAACTCAACGACGCGGAGAAAGCTGCGGCACGTGAAGCCTTCGCCAAGATGGGCGAGAAACGCGCGGGTAAGAAGGACTGAGCGGGATACTTCCTCGTAGCCGCGTCATTTAAGACGCGGAAGAGACATTGAATTTCAGACCGCGTCTTAAGTGAGGCGGCTACGTTTCGAGCAACGCCTCCTTGCCAGCTCCCGGGTGGAAATCCATGCAGGCGTCATGCGCCTCGCGCCGGTCGCCCGGCTTCTTTTTCTCCTCGGTGTTTTCGCACTGACCGCACCGTTTCGCGGCCTGGCGGCGGAGGCGGGCGGGCGCGTGGTTGAAATCGAGATACCGATCCAGCCAGCGGCTTACGGCACGGCGTTTTTCGACGAGACAGCCCGGGAGTTCGAGAAACTCCGGCCCGGCGTGCGCGTGCGGATCGCGGGCGACATCCGCAATGACGACAAGGTCCAGATTCGCGCGATGGGCGGCGATTTTCCCGACGCGACCGATGCGCGCCTGCTCTACGACACGCTGATCCCGGCGGGCAAAGTCCGCGATCTCGCGCCGTATCTCGACGGACCGAACTGGGAAGGCGATGGCGCGTGGCGGGAGTCGTTTCTGCCGGGAGTGCTGGGTCGGTGGACGCGGACTGACGGCGTTTACGCAGTGCCGTACACGCATGCGGTGTGGGTGGTTTTCTACAACGAAGCGCTCTTCGCGCGGCATGGCTGGACGCCGCCGAAAACGTGGGACGAGTTTTTCTCCCTCAGCGAAAAGGTCCGCGCCACCGGCCTCGCGCCGCTGACGCTGCCCGGCGTGTATATGCGCTACGGTGATGCGTTCTGGCAGGCGGCGCTGTTCAGCCTCGCGGGCGCGGAGGGTTATCGCGCGTACCAGCAACTCGCGCCGGGGATTTTCACCGATCCGCGTTTCGTGCGCGCGGCGGGCGTGCTCCAGCGGATCAGCCGCGAAACGCTGCTCAACGGCTGGGAAGGCATGACGCACACGGCGGCGCAGCAGGCGTTTCTCGATGGGAAATCCGCGATGACGATCAGCGCGACGTGGATGGTGAGCGAGATGCGCGGGAAAATTCCCGACGGGTTTCAGCTCGGCGCGTTTAACATGCCGTCGTTCCCCGACGGAGCGGGTCCGATGGGCGCGGTGCAGGCGCGGAGCGCTTATTTTTTTATGTTCGCGACGGGCGATGCGGAGCGCGAGCGGGCGACGGTGGATTTCTTCCGCTTCCTGACGTCGCGGGAACGCGTGCGGGCATTTGCGCAGCGGTTCGATGCGCCGGTGGCATTGCGCGCGGTGCGACCTGACGACTATGCGTCACCGGCGCTGCGGCAGATCGCGGAGTTCGTCGAGCGCGCGCCTGCTGTCGTGGACGCTGCGCCGCCGGCGAGTGCGGCGTTTTTGAGTTTTGTGTCACAGGGGCTTAACGACGCGCGTTTCCAGCTCATGACCGGGCGCATCACGCCGGAGGAATTTGGAGCGCGGCTCGAACGCGCGGCGAAAGGCGAACGTGAGCGCGCGCGGGAACCGGATCGCGTGGAAGTGAAACACGCGGGCAAGGCGCTCGCGTTGTGTGGGCTCCTGGTGGCGGTGATGTTGTGGCTGGGCTGGCGGGCGCGTGGCGGGCGGAAGACGGAATCGCGGCGTAAAGCAGATCCAGCGGGCGGAGGAGTCGGGCGGCTGCGCGCGCCGCTGGCGGCGGGATTTGTGGGGCCGTCGCTGGTGTTGTTTGGCGCGTTCGTGATCCTGCCCGCGCTGGCCTCGATCACGTGGGCGTTCACGCGTTGGGATGGTTTCACCGGGCAGACGTGGGCGGGGCTTTTGAATTTCAAATGGCTGCTGCTGGAGAGCGACACGTTCTGGTTCGCGCTCAAAAATAACCTCTACCTCATGATCGTGCCGACGCTGGCGGTGGTGCCGATGGCGTTGTTCTTCGCGGCGATGATCCATCGCGGTGTGTGGGGCGGAGGTTTTTTCCGCGCGGTATTTTTGTTTCCCAATCTGCTCGGTGGCATCGCGGCGACGCTGCTCTGGATGAACGCCTATGATCCGCACGGCGGGCTGATCAACGCGGGGCTGGTGAAGATCGGCGTGTGGGCGGGGAGCGAGTGGCTGCAATCGTTTGCCGGATACGCGTGGCTCTCGCAGGCGAATCTCTATCATGCGCTGATCCCGATCTACCTGTGGATGGCGTGCGGCTTTAATCTAGTGCTCTACCTGGCGGCGATGCAGGGGATCAGCCACGAGTTGTACGAAGCGGCGGAGCTGGATGGCGCGTCGGAGTGGCGGCAGTTTTTCTCGATCACGCTGCCGCAGATCCGTGAGGTGCTGGCGATATCGGCGGTATTCATCGTGATCGCGGGGTTGAACACGTTTGAGATGATCTGGTTGCTGACGTCGCAAGATCCGACGAGCGGCACGCATGTGCTGAGCACGCTGATGGTCTCGACGATGTTCAAGGAATTCCAGATCGGCCGGGCGACGGCGATCGCGGTCGTGATGTTCGTCCTCGTGCTGGCGGGCTCGGCGGTGCTGCTGCGGGTGATGCGAAACCGGGAGGAAGGTTGACATGAGCGAAGAGCAGAAAAATTTCTCACGAGGACGCGGCTTTTCGCTTTCGCGCGGGCTCATCTTTGCCGTGCTTTGCGGGTATTTGGTGTGGGTGGTTTATCCGGTGTTCTGGGTGGCGTACTCGTCGCTCAAGCCGGATGCGGAGATTTTTCGGGATGCGTTCGCGTTGCCGTCGGTCGATGCGCTCATGTGGGAGAATTATGCGCGGGCGTGGCGGGAGGCGCGGTTTGGGGATTACTTTTTCAACAGCGTGCTCGTGACGGGAGTTTCAGTCGCGGCGATCGTGCTGCTTGGGGCGATGGCGGCGTATGCGCTGAGCCGGTTTTATCATCCGTTGGGGAAATTCACGTACTGGCTGTTTCTGGCGGGGCTGATGATTCCGGTGCAGTTGAGCATCGTGCCGCTGTTCTTCGAGCTGCGGGCGTTGGGGCTGCTGGATTCGCGGCTGGGGTTGATCCTGGTGTACACGGCTAACGGGCTGCCGTTTGCGATCTTCATCCTCGCGGGGTTTTTCCGGGCACTGCCGGCGTCGCTTTATGAGGCGGCGGTGGTGGATGGGTGCAGCGAGGCGGGGGCGTTCTGGCGGGTGATGCTGCCGCTGGCGCGGCCGGGTCTGGTGACGGTGGGGATTTTCCAGTTCATCGGGATCTGGAAGGAGTATTTTTTCGCGTTCATGTTCACCTCGGGCGGTGGCGAGGGGGCGGCGCGGACGTTGCCGCTGGGGCTGGCGAATCTGTCGCTGACGGCGCAGTACCGGAGTGAATACGGGTCTCTTTTCGCGGGCGTGATCGTGGTCACGATCCCGATTTTGATCCTGTATCTGCTCATGCAGAAGCAGCTGGTGAAGGGGAT from Nibricoccus aquaticus includes:
- a CDS encoding carbohydrate ABC transporter permease, with translation MSEEQKNFSRGRGFSLSRGLIFAVLCGYLVWVVYPVFWVAYSSLKPDAEIFRDAFALPSVDALMWENYARAWREARFGDYFFNSVLVTGVSVAAIVLLGAMAAYALSRFYHPLGKFTYWLFLAGLMIPVQLSIVPLFFELRALGLLDSRLGLILVYTANGLPFAIFILAGFFRALPASLYEAAVVDGCSEAGAFWRVMLPLARPGLVTVGIFQFIGIWKEYFFAFMFTSGGGEGAARTLPLGLANLSLTAQYRSEYGSLFAGVIVVTIPILILYLLMQKQLVKGITAGALKG
- a CDS encoding extracellular solute-binding protein, with the protein product MRLAPVARLLFLLGVFALTAPFRGLAAEAGGRVVEIEIPIQPAAYGTAFFDETAREFEKLRPGVRVRIAGDIRNDDKVQIRAMGGDFPDATDARLLYDTLIPAGKVRDLAPYLDGPNWEGDGAWRESFLPGVLGRWTRTDGVYAVPYTHAVWVVFYNEALFARHGWTPPKTWDEFFSLSEKVRATGLAPLTLPGVYMRYGDAFWQAALFSLAGAEGYRAYQQLAPGIFTDPRFVRAAGVLQRISRETLLNGWEGMTHTAAQQAFLDGKSAMTISATWMVSEMRGKIPDGFQLGAFNMPSFPDGAGPMGAVQARSAYFFMFATGDAERERATVDFFRFLTSRERVRAFAQRFDAPVALRAVRPDDYASPALRQIAEFVERAPAVVDAAPPASAAFLSFVSQGLNDARFQLMTGRITPEEFGARLERAAKGERERAREPDRVEVKHAGKALALCGLLVAVMLWLGWRARGGRKTESRRKADPAGGGVGRLRAPLAAGFVGPSLVLFGAFVILPALASITWAFTRWDGFTGQTWAGLLNFKWLLLESDTFWFALKNNLYLMIVPTLAVVPMALFFAAMIHRGVWGGGFFRAVFLFPNLLGGIAATLLWMNAYDPHGGLINAGLVKIGVWAGSEWLQSFAGYAWLSQANLYHALIPIYLWMACGFNLVLYLAAMQGISHELYEAAELDGASEWRQFFSITLPQIREVLAISAVFIVIAGLNTFEMIWLLTSQDPTSGTHVLSTLMVSTMFKEFQIGRATAIAVVMFVLVLAGSAVLLRVMRNREEG